In the genome of Candidatus Microbacterium phytovorans, one region contains:
- a CDS encoding alpha/beta hydrolase — MPFLDINQSDIFYTDSGAGDPLVMLHGRSASGSCWDWHIQRLRDRYRVIAFDSVNHGFSSNSPRDEIEPDRVDELDAVLDALGIDRPIIVGQSMGAMTTLRWAARNPRRARAIIATGMGWPIPPIGTISPAPLTDGLWLESRNFNADWAAENPRIIAQYSRIRSTATAIENSLRPRPWAENEWLAADFGSRLAAIESPVALFVGADDFMADPVRNLATVISHARLEVAEDAHHNAYLQCLGRFIDLIDETVEVARAAERDS, encoded by the coding sequence ATGCCATTCCTCGACATCAACCAGTCCGACATCTTCTACACCGACAGTGGTGCGGGGGACCCCCTCGTCATGCTGCACGGACGCTCGGCATCCGGCTCGTGCTGGGACTGGCACATCCAGCGCCTCCGTGACCGGTACCGCGTCATCGCCTTCGACAGCGTCAACCACGGTTTCTCGAGCAACTCGCCGCGGGACGAGATCGAACCCGACCGGGTGGACGAGCTGGATGCCGTGCTCGACGCGCTCGGCATCGATCGGCCGATCATCGTCGGTCAGTCGATGGGCGCGATGACCACCCTTCGCTGGGCCGCGCGCAATCCCCGCCGGGCGCGCGCGATCATCGCCACCGGGATGGGCTGGCCGATCCCGCCGATCGGAACGATCTCGCCGGCGCCGCTGACCGACGGCCTGTGGCTGGAGTCCCGCAACTTCAACGCCGACTGGGCGGCCGAGAATCCGCGGATCATCGCGCAGTACTCACGCATCCGCTCGACGGCGACCGCCATCGAGAACTCCCTCCGTCCGCGACCGTGGGCGGAGAACGAGTGGCTCGCCGCCGATTTCGGCAGCCGGCTCGCCGCCATCGAGAGCCCTGTCGCGCTCTTCGTGGGGGCCGACGACTTCATGGCGGACCCGGTGCGCAATCTTGCGACCGTCATCTCGCACGCGCGGCTGGAGGTCGCCGAGGACGCGCACCACAATGCGTACCTGCAGTGCCTGGGCCGCTTCATCGACCTGATCGATGAGACCGTCGAGGTCGCTCGTGCGGCGGAGCGCGACTCATGA
- a CDS encoding aldo/keto reductase has protein sequence MTARPYGRLAVGTMTFGDTVDAADARTLLDTALDAGVSMVDTANGYAGGATEAILGELLEGRRDRVVLATKAGIPHPDAAGAPPLSPAALTASVEGSLQRLRTDRIDLFYLHQPDRDTPLAETLATIAGLLRDGKIVDYGVSNYAAWQIAQIQAIADDLGIPRPRVAQQVYSVVARRIEDEYREFALTTGLSTMVYNPLSGGLLSGRHSWGEQPTEGRFGTSRLAGMYTQRYWNAEMFEAIGALSRIADEAGVGLPELALRWLLGRPGVDTILLGASRRAHLDANLAALSRGPLDTEVAAACDAVGDALRGPMPAYNR, from the coding sequence ATGACCGCCCGTCCGTACGGGCGTCTCGCGGTGGGCACGATGACCTTCGGCGACACGGTCGACGCCGCCGACGCACGCACCCTTCTCGACACCGCGCTCGACGCCGGTGTCTCGATGGTCGACACCGCCAACGGGTACGCAGGCGGAGCGACGGAGGCGATCCTGGGCGAACTCCTCGAGGGCCGCCGCGATCGGGTCGTGCTGGCGACGAAGGCCGGTATCCCGCACCCGGATGCCGCGGGCGCGCCGCCCCTGTCGCCCGCGGCGCTCACGGCGAGCGTGGAGGGGAGCCTGCAGCGGCTGCGCACCGACCGGATCGACCTGTTCTACCTGCACCAGCCCGACCGCGACACTCCCCTCGCGGAGACCCTCGCGACGATCGCGGGTCTCCTGCGCGACGGGAAGATCGTCGACTACGGCGTCTCCAACTACGCGGCGTGGCAGATCGCGCAGATCCAGGCCATCGCCGATGACCTCGGCATCCCTCGTCCGCGCGTCGCGCAGCAGGTGTACAGCGTGGTCGCCCGACGGATCGAGGACGAGTACCGCGAGTTCGCGCTGACGACCGGGCTCAGCACCATGGTCTACAACCCCCTGAGCGGGGGACTGCTCAGCGGGCGCCACTCGTGGGGCGAGCAGCCGACGGAGGGCCGTTTCGGCACCTCACGGCTGGCGGGCATGTACACGCAGCGCTACTGGAACGCCGAGATGTTCGAGGCGATCGGCGCCCTCTCCCGCATCGCCGACGAAGCGGGCGTGGGGCTGCCGGAGCTCGCGCTGCGCTGGCTGCTCGGCCGCCCCGGGGTCGACACGATCCTGCTGGGCGCGTCGCGCCGGGCGCACCTCGACGCCAACCTCGCCGCCCTGTCCCGCGGGCCGCTCGACACCGAGGTCGCGGCCGCGTGCGACGCCGTCGGCGACGCGCTCCGCGGACCCATGCCCGCCTACAACCGATGA
- a CDS encoding aldolase/citrate lyase family protein has product MTSSSSSFAERLRSGGSALGYWVVIDSPVSTERLALTGYDYVALDGQHGLLGYSGLLAGLIAIEAAHGPAGVVRVEANNATPIGRALDAGAAAVIVPLVNTPEDAAAAVAATRYPPAGIRSYGPMRSGLRIGPTPAEADRSVLVFAMIETPQGLANVEAIAAVPGLDGLYVGPSDLTLALGGTTSTDTSVASAFDDALARVLDACATNGIIPGIHSASGDIARERLDAGFRFVSIASDLTHLEAAARSHLSVARGGA; this is encoded by the coding sequence ATGACCTCCTCCTCTTCCTCCTTCGCCGAGCGGCTCCGCAGCGGCGGCAGCGCCCTCGGCTACTGGGTCGTGATCGACAGCCCCGTGTCCACGGAGCGGCTCGCCCTCACCGGCTACGACTACGTCGCTCTCGACGGGCAGCACGGGCTCCTGGGCTATTCGGGGCTGCTCGCGGGGCTGATCGCGATCGAGGCGGCGCACGGGCCGGCGGGCGTGGTGCGGGTCGAGGCCAACAACGCCACGCCCATCGGGCGCGCACTCGACGCGGGCGCGGCGGCGGTCATCGTGCCGCTCGTGAACACCCCGGAGGATGCCGCGGCGGCTGTCGCTGCGACCCGGTATCCGCCCGCCGGAATCCGCTCCTACGGTCCGATGCGGTCGGGGCTGCGCATCGGGCCCACCCCCGCCGAGGCCGATCGCAGCGTGCTCGTGTTCGCCATGATCGAGACGCCGCAGGGTCTTGCCAACGTCGAGGCGATCGCCGCCGTTCCGGGTCTGGACGGACTCTACGTCGGACCGTCCGACCTCACGCTCGCGCTCGGCGGCACGACGTCGACCGACACCTCGGTGGCATCCGCTTTCGACGACGCGCTCGCCCGCGTGCTCGACGCCTGCGCGACGAACGGGATCATTCCCGGCATCCACTCCGCCTCCGGCGACATCGCTCGCGAACGCCTCGATGCGGGCTTCCGGTTCGTATCGATCGCGTCCGACCTCACCCACCTGGAGGCGGCGGCGCGTTCGCACCTGTCGGTGGCACGGGGTGGCGCATGA
- a CDS encoding exo-alpha-sialidase produces the protein MTSRYAAQRDVVTRADRALFDGVLRPGDRPGRTDAYLAVPTVQAHAAMLHRLPGGDLGLVWFGGTQEGVGDICIWFSRLGPGAERWSAPVRLTDDPERSEQNPVLFTTPNGDVWLLYTSQSGGHQDTAQVRRRVSTDDGATWSDSEILFDATAEGGVFIRQPLVVTTTGRWLLPIFRCAREEGERWTGDHDTSAVMLSDDRGRTWRAVEVPGSLGAVHMSIVDRAEGVLHATFRSRWADRVYRSVSFDDGDTWSSPEQTALPNNNSSLQHAGLADGDLVLIYNHSSRDDADARRASLYDEIDDDGGLEAAPASVVALADDARRAFWGAPRAPLTLATSSDGEAWDVLTDLEQGDGYCLTNNSRDRLNREFSYPVVLPRPDGSLDLAYTFFRQTIKHVHLDAGWRHVGR, from the coding sequence ATGACCAGCAGATACGCGGCCCAGCGCGATGTCGTCACGCGTGCCGATCGCGCCCTGTTCGACGGTGTCCTGCGTCCGGGCGACCGTCCGGGCCGCACCGACGCCTATCTCGCGGTGCCCACCGTGCAGGCGCACGCCGCCATGTTGCACCGCCTTCCCGGGGGCGACCTCGGGCTCGTGTGGTTCGGGGGCACGCAGGAGGGCGTGGGCGACATCTGCATCTGGTTCTCGCGCCTCGGCCCCGGCGCGGAGCGGTGGTCGGCTCCGGTGCGACTGACCGACGACCCGGAGCGCTCCGAGCAGAACCCCGTGCTGTTCACGACACCGAACGGTGACGTGTGGTTGCTCTACACGTCGCAGTCGGGCGGTCACCAGGACACCGCCCAGGTGCGGCGACGTGTCTCCACCGACGACGGGGCCACCTGGAGCGACAGCGAGATCCTCTTCGACGCGACGGCGGAAGGCGGCGTCTTCATCCGACAGCCTCTCGTGGTCACGACCACCGGTCGCTGGCTGCTGCCGATCTTCCGCTGTGCGCGCGAGGAAGGCGAGCGGTGGACCGGCGACCACGACACGAGCGCGGTCATGCTCTCCGACGATCGCGGCCGCACCTGGCGGGCGGTGGAGGTGCCGGGCAGTCTCGGCGCCGTCCACATGAGCATCGTCGACCGCGCGGAGGGCGTGCTGCACGCCACCTTCCGGAGCCGCTGGGCCGATCGCGTCTACCGTTCCGTGTCTTTCGACGACGGCGACACGTGGAGTTCTCCCGAGCAGACCGCCCTTCCGAACAACAATTCCTCGCTGCAGCACGCCGGGCTCGCAGACGGCGATCTCGTCCTGATCTACAACCACAGCAGCCGCGACGACGCTGACGCCCGCCGCGCGTCGCTGTACGACGAGATCGACGACGACGGCGGGCTCGAAGCGGCGCCCGCATCCGTCGTCGCCCTCGCGGATGACGCCCGCCGCGCCTTCTGGGGTGCGCCGCGTGCACCGCTCACCCTCGCGACGTCCTCCGACGGCGAGGCCTGGGACGTCCTCACCGACCTCGAGCAGGGCGATGGCTACTGCCTGACCAACAATTCGCGCGACCGCCTCAACCGGGAGTTCTCCTACCCGGTGGTCCTCCCTCGGCCCGACGGGTCGCTCGACCTGGCGTACACGTTCTTCCGTCAGACGATCAAGCACGTGCACCTCGACGCGGGGTGGCGCCATGTCGGCCGCTGA
- a CDS encoding four-carbon acid sugar kinase family protein produces MSAADAGASWGVVADDLTGAADAGVQLTRAGLAVRVHVSAGGGVLDDRSPHGVDVLVTEARHLDVAAADAVTADAVEALLLAGVDRVYLKVDSAGRGSIGPQVNGALRALRARRPDARALVCTAYPALGRTVEGGVVLVDGVASTASPAADDPVAPPVTADLRVAWPSADVEVADAADDAQLAGLARRVLDTPELLAVGSAGLLARLVDVGAPTDRDARAAATGSPDVSGAIVVASSSLHPMALRQLDELNAADRAALIVVPAPTEPLAPDAAARQFGERVAAAVVAAHTAHPVAALVLVGGDGALAALRHLGARRIVLDGSLREGIPTGIIVGGAADGIRVATKSGGFGDPHTLIELVAALRHPDLATPYTTRLATPQKEQS; encoded by the coding sequence ATGTCGGCCGCTGACGCGGGAGCGTCGTGGGGTGTCGTCGCCGACGACCTGACGGGCGCGGCGGACGCCGGCGTGCAGCTCACCCGCGCGGGCCTCGCCGTGCGCGTCCACGTTTCCGCCGGGGGCGGGGTACTCGACGATCGCTCGCCGCACGGCGTCGATGTCCTGGTGACGGAGGCGCGGCACCTCGATGTCGCGGCGGCGGATGCCGTGACCGCGGATGCCGTCGAGGCCCTCCTGCTCGCCGGCGTCGACCGCGTGTACCTCAAGGTCGACTCCGCCGGTCGCGGCTCGATCGGCCCGCAGGTGAACGGCGCGCTTCGCGCCCTCCGCGCACGGCGGCCCGACGCCCGCGCGCTCGTCTGCACCGCCTATCCCGCTCTGGGCCGCACCGTCGAGGGCGGTGTCGTCCTCGTCGACGGTGTCGCGTCGACGGCCTCGCCCGCCGCCGACGACCCGGTCGCGCCGCCGGTGACCGCCGACCTGCGCGTCGCCTGGCCGAGCGCCGACGTGGAAGTGGCCGACGCCGCCGACGACGCCCAGCTGGCCGGCCTCGCCCGGCGCGTGCTCGACACCCCCGAGCTGCTCGCGGTGGGGTCCGCCGGTCTCCTCGCCCGCCTCGTGGACGTGGGGGCTCCGACCGACCGCGACGCGCGTGCCGCCGCCACCGGCAGCCCCGACGTGTCGGGGGCGATCGTGGTCGCCTCGAGCTCCCTGCACCCGATGGCCCTGCGTCAGCTCGACGAGCTGAACGCCGCCGACCGAGCCGCCCTGATCGTGGTGCCCGCTCCCACCGAGCCCCTCGCGCCCGATGCGGCCGCCCGCCAGTTCGGTGAACGCGTCGCGGCGGCGGTCGTCGCCGCGCACACGGCCCATCCGGTCGCCGCGCTCGTCCTCGTCGGAGGCGACGGCGCGCTCGCCGCCCTCCGGCACCTGGGTGCCCGTCGGATCGTCCTCGACGGCAGCCTCCGGGAGGGCATTCCCACCGGGATCATCGTCGGCGGCGCGGCCGACGGCATCCGCGTCGCCACGAAGTCCGGCGGCTTCGGCGACCCCCACACCCTCATCGAGCTCGTCGCCGCGTTGCGCCACCCCGACCTCGCCACCCCGTACACGACCCGTCTCGCCACCCCTCAGAAGGAACAGTCATGA
- the pdxA gene encoding 4-hydroxythreonine-4-phosphate dehydrogenase PdxA, which produces MTSPSAPLPVLAVTLGDVAGVGPEITAKTLLAHPELREICVPVVVGDLDAMRLGIRQAGLDETAVRVIDSPRDARNDPDLIELIQVGGSLADVPVGELSAAAGDGAYRFVVAACRLARDGDVDGIVTAPLNKAAMHAGGHKWPGHTELLAHEFDVKNYSLVLSAGDLYLFHLTAHVSLQQAIADCTPERADDVLTLAGALVSALGKPQTPIGLCGLNPHAGENRIFGDEDADILAPAVGRARERGLDAHGPLPADAVIPAAVRGKWDVVIACYHDQGHAPFKAVYGDDGVNITVGLPVVRVSVDHGTAFDIAGRGIAREASLVLSCRRAAELAPGWQTVWEAAQESLGVA; this is translated from the coding sequence ATGACTTCGCCCTCCGCTCCGCTTCCCGTTCTCGCGGTCACTCTCGGCGACGTCGCCGGGGTGGGCCCCGAGATCACGGCGAAGACGCTCCTCGCCCACCCGGAACTGCGGGAGATATGCGTGCCCGTCGTGGTGGGCGACCTCGACGCGATGCGCCTCGGCATCCGTCAGGCCGGGCTCGACGAGACCGCCGTGCGGGTCATCGACTCTCCGCGCGATGCGCGCAACGACCCCGATCTCATCGAGTTGATCCAGGTGGGCGGCTCCCTCGCCGACGTGCCGGTGGGCGAGTTGAGCGCGGCGGCCGGCGACGGCGCCTATCGCTTCGTGGTGGCGGCCTGCCGACTCGCCCGCGACGGAGACGTCGACGGCATCGTCACCGCACCGCTCAACAAGGCTGCCATGCACGCCGGCGGACACAAGTGGCCGGGGCACACCGAGCTCCTGGCACACGAGTTCGACGTCAAGAACTACAGCCTCGTCCTGTCGGCCGGCGACCTCTACCTCTTCCATCTCACGGCTCACGTGTCGTTGCAGCAGGCGATCGCCGACTGCACGCCCGAGCGTGCGGATGACGTCCTGACCTTGGCGGGCGCACTCGTCAGCGCCCTCGGAAAGCCCCAGACACCGATCGGCCTGTGCGGCCTGAACCCGCACGCGGGCGAGAACCGCATCTTCGGAGACGAGGATGCCGACATCCTCGCCCCTGCCGTCGGACGCGCTCGCGAACGCGGGCTCGACGCGCACGGCCCGCTGCCCGCCGACGCCGTGATCCCCGCCGCCGTCCGCGGCAAGTGGGACGTGGTGATCGCGTGCTACCACGACCAGGGACACGCCCCCTTCAAGGCGGTCTACGGCGATGACGGCGTCAACATCACGGTCGGCCTGCCGGTCGTGCGCGTCTCGGTGGACCATGGCACGGCGTTCGACATCGCCGGGCGCGGCATCGCCCGCGAAGCCAGCCTCGTGCTGTCCTGCCGCCGCGCCGCGGAACTCGCCCCCGGCTGGCAGACCGTGTGGGAGGCCGCACAGGAGTCGCTCGGCGTTGCCTGA
- a CDS encoding MFS transporter, translating to MPDAAARPPRGLVAVLAVAAFGYGLMQSLVTPLLPVLREEWDIDASQAAWLVSGFLVAACVATPIAGRLGDMFGRARVLRIVLLCFSVASIGAAFAPAYPHLLAARVVQGIGGAVFPLAFGLARQRLSTARLSGAIGIISSMIAVGSGVGQVAVGPIHDVVGTQGVFAVGAVVVGAATVAVWAVVPGDAAARRLPIDVGGAVLLALWTTLVLVVISEVPRAGWGVGEIAAALVAATAFAVWVAVERRAVVPIVNLQLMTTRPVMYANLLALLFGFILFGGMITLPTFVQAPAEGGYGFSATIQESGLYLLPQTAMFLVISLLASRMHQWPGERVCLVAGAVLGTIGQSLLLLLHAEPWQVIVGSMVSGAGVGLVYTHLAVLVVRIVPENESGSASGTNTNIRNIGGSIGAQVTAGVALVVTGAAGYTAVFGILALVGLAAVPVALLLARAVRP from the coding sequence TTGCCTGACGCGGCGGCTCGGCCGCCCCGCGGCCTCGTCGCCGTCCTCGCCGTGGCGGCGTTCGGCTACGGGCTCATGCAGTCGCTCGTGACGCCGCTCCTTCCGGTGCTGCGCGAAGAGTGGGACATCGACGCCTCGCAGGCCGCGTGGCTCGTGAGCGGCTTCCTTGTCGCCGCGTGCGTCGCGACGCCGATCGCGGGCCGACTCGGCGACATGTTCGGTCGTGCGCGGGTGCTCCGGATCGTGCTCCTCTGTTTCAGCGTCGCCTCGATCGGCGCGGCCTTCGCGCCGGCCTATCCGCACCTCCTGGCCGCCCGCGTCGTGCAGGGCATCGGCGGTGCGGTCTTTCCGCTCGCCTTCGGGCTCGCCCGGCAGCGCTTGTCGACCGCGCGGCTCTCGGGTGCGATCGGCATCATCTCCTCGATGATCGCGGTGGGGAGCGGGGTCGGGCAGGTCGCCGTGGGCCCCATCCACGACGTCGTCGGCACCCAGGGCGTCTTCGCCGTCGGCGCGGTCGTCGTCGGCGCGGCTACCGTCGCGGTGTGGGCCGTCGTCCCCGGCGACGCCGCCGCACGCCGCCTGCCGATCGACGTGGGGGGAGCGGTGCTGCTGGCCCTCTGGACCACCTTGGTGCTCGTCGTGATCTCCGAGGTGCCGAGGGCAGGGTGGGGCGTGGGCGAGATCGCCGCGGCGCTCGTCGCGGCCACGGCATTCGCGGTCTGGGTCGCCGTCGAGCGCCGCGCCGTCGTGCCGATCGTGAACCTGCAGCTCATGACCACCCGACCCGTGATGTACGCGAACCTCCTGGCGCTGCTCTTCGGCTTCATCCTCTTCGGCGGGATGATCACCCTGCCGACCTTCGTTCAGGCGCCCGCCGAGGGAGGGTACGGCTTCTCCGCGACGATCCAGGAGTCGGGCCTGTACCTGTTGCCGCAGACGGCCATGTTCCTCGTGATCAGCCTGCTCGCCTCCCGCATGCATCAGTGGCCGGGGGAGCGGGTATGCCTCGTCGCCGGCGCCGTGCTGGGGACGATCGGCCAGTCGCTGCTGCTGCTCCTGCACGCCGAGCCGTGGCAGGTGATCGTGGGCAGCATGGTCTCCGGTGCCGGAGTCGGGCTCGTCTATACGCACCTCGCGGTGCTCGTCGTGCGCATCGTGCCCGAGAACGAGAGCGGATCCGCCAGCGGCACCAACACGAACATCCGCAACATCGGCGGGAGCATCGGGGCGCAGGTGACGGCGGGGGTGGCGCTGGTCGTCACGGGTGCCGCCGGCTACACCGCGGTGTTCGGCATCCTCGCCCTCGTCGGGCTCGCCGCCGTGCCGGTCGCGCTGCTGCTGGCCCGCGCCGTGCGCCCGTAG
- a CDS encoding IclR family transcriptional regulator translates to MSDIPAARHALRVLRFVASQSGPVRASTVMREVGLPRSTTFQLIKVMQEEGYLVHFPEDRAYGLSPLMAELGNGYLRAGKVSRLAEPLLEKLVRRTGLPVVGHLGVLHNDDVEYVVKHAAPRAPSLVTDIGVHLPAHLTATGRAILAVLPREQVRALYPHPASLTTRNGRGPATLREFEDILAETRARGYAVETGEVTPDCASVAVAALDHNGYPAAAIGITFRKIAVDAGIWPQLGAAAQISAGALSMRLRGKI, encoded by the coding sequence ATGAGTGACATCCCCGCCGCCCGTCACGCGCTGCGCGTGCTCCGGTTCGTCGCGAGTCAGAGCGGTCCGGTCCGCGCCTCCACCGTGATGCGCGAAGTGGGGCTCCCGCGCTCGACGACCTTCCAGCTCATCAAGGTCATGCAGGAGGAGGGCTACCTCGTGCACTTCCCGGAGGATCGCGCCTACGGCCTCTCCCCCCTCATGGCGGAGCTCGGCAACGGCTACCTGCGCGCCGGAAAGGTGAGCCGACTCGCCGAGCCGCTTCTGGAGAAGCTCGTGCGGCGCACCGGGCTTCCCGTGGTCGGTCACCTGGGGGTGCTGCACAACGACGACGTCGAGTACGTCGTCAAGCACGCGGCACCGCGCGCACCCTCACTCGTCACCGACATCGGCGTGCACCTGCCCGCGCACCTCACCGCGACGGGGAGGGCGATCCTCGCGGTGCTCCCCCGCGAACAGGTGCGCGCGCTGTACCCGCATCCCGCGAGCCTCACGACGCGCAACGGCCGGGGCCCCGCGACTCTCCGCGAGTTCGAGGACATCCTCGCCGAGACGCGTGCGCGCGGCTACGCCGTCGAGACCGGGGAGGTCACGCCGGACTGCGCCTCCGTCGCCGTCGCAGCCCTCGACCACAACGGCTATCCGGCGGCAGCGATCGGCATCACGTTCCGCAAGATCGCCGTCGACGCCGGCATCTGGCCGCAACTGGGCGCCGCCGCGCAGATCTCGGCGGGCGCACTGTCCATGCGGCTGCGCGGGAAGATCTAG
- a CDS encoding ABC transporter substrate-binding protein: MHTARLRTAAAAGIVLTAALALAACSAATPSPDETTTTAAEVSTPFAGETLTLATDANYPPCQFFEKGSDVMVGYEVDLWDAIAAKLGVTLEVENTQFASLIPGVQSGRYDIAMECISDNAEREQEVSFVNYIFDKTDVVTIESYDGPITEGDDLSLCGETMGAQTGFDTIDKVNDILNPACAEAGLDPVVIQEYPNAADTYNALNSGRVDFMILGTSAAAYLNQTAPTPINYASIESFPQKYLGMVIAKDNTELQDALLAGLEAVIADGTYMDILEKWGMESLALEEPGINLATTRPLD, from the coding sequence ATGCACACTGCACGTCTTCGCACCGCTGCCGCCGCAGGCATCGTCCTGACGGCGGCACTCGCCCTCGCTGCCTGCAGCGCCGCGACGCCGTCGCCGGACGAGACCACCACGACCGCCGCCGAGGTGTCCACCCCGTTCGCCGGTGAGACCCTCACCCTGGCGACCGACGCCAACTACCCGCCGTGCCAGTTCTTCGAAAAGGGGTCCGACGTCATGGTCGGCTACGAGGTCGACCTGTGGGATGCCATCGCCGCCAAGCTCGGCGTCACCCTCGAGGTCGAGAACACCCAGTTCGCGAGCCTCATCCCGGGCGTCCAGTCCGGCCGGTACGACATCGCCATGGAGTGCATCAGCGACAACGCCGAGCGCGAGCAGGAGGTGTCGTTCGTGAACTACATCTTCGACAAGACCGATGTCGTCACGATCGAGTCGTACGACGGTCCGATCACCGAGGGGGACGACCTCAGCCTCTGCGGCGAGACGATGGGCGCCCAGACCGGCTTCGACACGATCGACAAGGTCAACGACATCCTCAACCCGGCCTGCGCCGAGGCGGGGCTCGACCCGGTGGTCATCCAGGAGTACCCGAACGCCGCCGACACCTACAACGCGCTCAACTCCGGTCGCGTCGACTTCATGATCCTCGGCACGTCTGCCGCCGCGTACCTGAACCAGACGGCGCCGACCCCGATCAACTACGCGTCGATCGAGTCGTTCCCGCAGAAGTACCTCGGCATGGTCATCGCCAAGGACAACACCGAGCTGCAGGACGCACTCCTCGCCGGCCTGGAGGCCGTGATCGCCGACGGCACCTACATGGACATCCTCGAGAAGTGGGGCATGGAGTCGCTCGCCCTCGAGGAGCCCGGCATCAACCTCGCCACCACGCGTCCGCTCGACTGA
- a CDS encoding amino acid ABC transporter permease, translated as MTLTTAEGAPTTAPHFVPRRHPWRIAGIVAVLLVALFAAVTVITNERFAWPTVVSYLFDPKVLSGLWMTIFLTFIAMVIGLLLGVVIAVMRVSESRTLRWSSGLYVWFFRGTPVLVQLVFWYNLGYLFPELSLGIPFLEPWVSVTTNDVVTPLLAAILGLGLNEGAYLAEIIRAGILSVSVGQREAATSIGMTRAQSFRRIILPQAMRVIIPPTGNETIGMLKSTSLVSVIALSDLMYSAQSIYSRTFEVIPLLLTVSIWYLVLTSVLSFGQSKIEAHYGRGATASEVGNIAARNELFPLFRRTGKGA; from the coding sequence ATGACCCTCACGACTGCAGAAGGCGCGCCCACGACGGCACCGCACTTCGTGCCACGACGCCACCCCTGGCGGATCGCGGGCATCGTTGCCGTCCTCCTCGTCGCCCTGTTCGCCGCGGTGACGGTCATCACCAACGAGCGGTTCGCCTGGCCGACTGTCGTGTCGTATTTGTTCGACCCGAAGGTCCTCTCGGGTCTGTGGATGACGATCTTCCTCACGTTCATCGCGATGGTGATCGGCCTCCTGCTGGGCGTCGTGATCGCCGTGATGCGGGTGTCGGAGAGCCGCACCCTCCGCTGGTCGAGCGGGCTGTACGTCTGGTTCTTCCGCGGCACTCCCGTGCTCGTCCAGCTCGTGTTCTGGTACAACCTCGGCTACCTGTTCCCGGAGCTCAGCCTCGGCATCCCGTTCCTCGAGCCGTGGGTGTCGGTGACGACCAACGACGTCGTCACGCCGCTGCTGGCCGCGATCCTGGGGCTCGGCCTCAACGAGGGCGCCTACCTCGCCGAGATCATCCGCGCCGGCATCCTGTCGGTCTCCGTGGGTCAGCGCGAAGCGGCCACCTCGATCGGGATGACGCGGGCGCAGTCGTTCCGCCGGATCATCCTGCCGCAGGCGATGCGGGTGATCATCCCGCCGACGGGCAACGAGACCATCGGGATGCTGAAGTCCACTTCGCTCGTCTCGGTCATCGCCCTGTCCGACCTCATGTACAGCGCGCAGAGCATCTACTCGCGCACCTTCGAGGTCATCCCGTTGCTGCTGACCGTCTCCATCTGGTACCTCGTGCTCACGTCGGTGCTGAGCTTCGGTCAGAGCAAGATCGAGGCGCACTACGGCCGGGGCGCGACCGCATCGGAGGTCGGCAACATCGCCGCCCGCAATGAACTCTTCCCCTTGTTCCGCCGCACCGGAAAGGGAGCGTGA
- a CDS encoding amino acid ABC transporter ATP-binding protein — translation MTGTLRSTNVDVIDVHKSYHHHEVLKGVSLHAPANTVTSILGPSGSGKSTLLRSINRLIPIDSGIIRVGNQVIGYEERGGSYHALSDRDMCRQRQRIGMVFQNFNLFPHKTVLANLVEGPQVVLRRPKRETEAEARELLASVGLAEKANQYPGQLSGGQQQRVAIARALAMKPELILFDEPTSALDPELVGEVLDVMRRLADGAETTMIVVTHEIGFAREVSDQVVFMADGVVEAAGTPSEVLDPERSPRIRGFLARGLH, via the coding sequence ATGACCGGGACTCTTCGCAGCACGAACGTCGACGTCATCGACGTGCACAAGAGCTACCACCACCACGAGGTCCTGAAGGGCGTCTCCCTGCACGCCCCCGCCAACACGGTGACCTCGATCCTGGGGCCGAGCGGCTCCGGCAAGTCGACGCTCCTGCGCTCGATCAACCGCCTCATCCCGATCGATTCCGGCATCATCCGCGTCGGCAACCAGGTCATCGGCTACGAGGAGCGGGGCGGCTCGTACCACGCCCTGTCCGACCGCGACATGTGCCGGCAGCGGCAGCGGATCGGCATGGTCTTCCAGAACTTCAACCTCTTCCCGCACAAGACGGTGCTCGCCAACCTCGTCGAAGGGCCGCAGGTGGTGCTGCGCCGGCCCAAGCGCGAGACGGAGGCCGAAGCGCGGGAGCTGCTGGCATCCGTCGGTCTCGCCGAGAAGGCGAACCAGTACCCGGGCCAGCTCTCGGGCGGTCAGCAGCAGCGCGTCGCGATCGCCCGGGCGCTCGCCATGAAGCCCGAGCTCATCCTCTTCGACGAGCCGACGAGCGCGCTCGACCCCGAACTCGTGGGCGAGGTGCTCGATGTCATGCGGCGCCTCGCCGACGGCGCCGAGACCACCATGATCGTCGTCACCCACGAGATCGGGTTCGCCCGAGAGGTCTCCGATCAGGTCGTGTTCATGGCCGACGGTGTCGTGGAGGCGGCGGGCACGCCGTCCGAGGTGCTCGACCCGGAGCGCTCCCCGCGCATCCGCGGATTCCTCGCCCGGGGGCTGCATTGA